The nucleotide sequence TGGGAAATATCCAAGGAGTCATAAGCGACTCCGCAACCGGCGCGCCGATCGCCGGAGTTCGTCTGGAGATCACGTCGGGATCCCAGGCCGCCACCGTGACGACGGACGCCCACGGTCACTTCGTCGTCTTCTCGCTGCAGCCCGACGACTATACTCTGACGGCGGAGAAGGCCGGATACGCCACGCGCTCCGTTGCGGGATATTCTGTTTTCGCCGATCAGACTCAAGTCTACGACCTGCAACTCGATCCAGCCAATAACGGCACCGGGGGCTAACGCCCCCGGCTCCGCCGGCAAGGGAGCGACCTTAACCTAAGGTCCTAACGCGACGCCGATCGGCAGTGCGAGATACGATCCGCTCACGACCTGCTTTGGAGTCTGCCTCCCTTTGAGCGCATCGAAGACGAAGATCGAGGGCGGCCCGTCGAGTGTCGTGCCGCTCGTCGAATAGAGCACCGACCCGCTCAGCGCCGCGCCGACCGGCGCCTTCAGCGCAGGGCTGCGCGACGAAATGGTGCGGTCCGGGGCGCTCTTCCCGTTAGCGGTCGGCGAGTACGCTAAGATGTTGTTGTCGCCGGCGTTGGCCGCATACAACTCGCCGGTCGAGTTGCTCAGCGCCAAACCCGTCGGCGAGTTTTGCTGACCCGTCCCGACGATGGCGCGTTTGAGCGTCGGCTTCGTGACCGGCGTGGTAAACTCGCTGATTTCGTTCGAGTCGGAGACATACAGGTCGCCGGACGAATCGACGGCGACGCCGTTGATGTCAACGTGGTGATCGGGCAGCGAGATTCGTTGCAGCGTCTTCGCGTTGCCCTGCGCGCCGGGCGCGTAGACGGCGACATAGCCGTTCGTGAAGCCGCCGACGAACTCGTGGCCGGAACGATCGACCGCGACGCAACTCGGTACAAACGGCGGAACCAGCTCGCGCGTGGGCTGAGCGTAGCCTTTGGCCTCTTTGCGGTAGACGAAGAGCGACTGCGTATCTTCGTCAGTTACGAAGAGGGCGCCACCGGGTCCGATCGCAATCGGGCCCGGGTTGTAGGGCACGACGAGCGACGAGCCCGCCGGCGACTGCAGCGAGCCATCGGCATTTCGCACGTAGCGAAACACCGACTTGCCGTACCAGTCGCTGACGTAGAGCGCGCTCGTGCCGGCATTCGGCCGCATCGATCGCAAAAGCGATGGGGTCTGCAGCGTCGGGCTTGTCGCGTTGGGGAGCGATCCCCCTGCGCTGCAACTCGATAGCGCGGCACCTCCCATGATGAGTGTCAGTACTATGGGGAGCGATCGTTGTTCGAGCACTGTGCGCCTCCAATCCGATTAGAGCAGAGGCCCTTTCCGTTTTCACGACGCAACCCTTGGGACCCGGTGCTCGGTCGGCCGCCGGTTTGGCTTCCTGCCGGTCAGGGAAGAATCGCTGTCGGCGGACCGAACGGGAGTGTGTAATGAAGCTGCAAGCTACTTTAGTTTTCTCGGCGGTTTTCGGTGCCGGCATACTTCTCGCAGGGTGCGGCGGGGGTCAGCCCCCGTCGGCGGGCAGCATTCCCGCAACCAACCTTCGAACGACGAGTGTGCAGCCGTTTGATCAGAACCGGCAGGGCCGCTGTCAGAATGGAAACGTCAAGATCGATCCGTGCCGCATAATCTTCAATTCGAGCAACCCCGGACCGACGACCGTGACGCTGGGGGGCGAGGGAGACAACGGCACGATCACCGAGAGCGACGACTGCTCGTCCAGCGGCGTCGCGACGATCACGAAGGTCGACAATCGACACTACACGGCCGCACCCGGCACAACGGCTGGATCGTGCAGCGCACGTTTCACCAACGGCGGCGGACAAGGTAACGCGAGCCATCTTCACATAATCAACGAACTCTAATGGTGAGCGAGGAACGGGGCGGCATCAATCCGAGCGTCAAGCCCTCTGGCACGGGCTGCGTCGAATGCACGGCAAAAAACGAGTGGTGGTTCCATTTGCGCCGTTGCGCGCAGTGCGGCCACATCGGATGCTGCGATCAATCCCTGGGCAAACACGCGACCGCACACTTTAATGAGACGCGCCACCCAATCATCGCGAGCTTCGAGCCGGGCGAGACCTGGTTCTACAACTATGAGACCGGTGATTTCATGAACGGCCCGCACGTCGCGCCGCCGCGCTGGCACCCTGAGGATCAGCCGGTGCCTGGTCCACGCGGCAGGGTTCCGGCCGATTGGCAGACCCTGCTGAGCTAATCGAAAGGACTAGCTCGAGGCGTCGGCGTTCGCCACCTTAACGAGCCGCAGCGTTCGGCCGCCGTCGAGGTACTCGACCTTGTCGAGAAGGCAATGCACGATGAAGAGCCCGTAGCCGCGCAGGGCGCCGCCCGCCGGCGCCGCGATCGCAGCCGGCGCATGAAAGCCGCATCCGCGGTCCTGGATCTCCGCGATGACCTCGCCGGAATCGAAATAACATTCGACGCATATGCTCTCGCCGCGGCTGTGCTCGACGGCGTTTGCAAGCACCTCGCCGATCGCAGCCTCAAAATCGTGCAGATCGCGGCCGCTCAGCCAGGAGTTCACGAACGTCCTTACCGCGCAGCGCGCTTGCCGAGCGCCGATCGGCGAACAGGGAAACGACCCTTTGTAGCGACGGGACGGGCGCATAATAACGTTTAATTTTTCCGCTAAAGAGCGCCGTATAAACGCGCCGACGCGCCAGCAACCAGGCCGTAGCCGCTGGAGAGGTGTGGCCGGGCCGATATGCCGGGCCGTTATTATGAACAAGTCCTTCGTTTCCGCGGCTCTCTACGGCACCTCTGACTCCATCTCTTCCGGTTCCTCGCTCGGCTTGACGAGCGCCTGTACGATCGCCGTTGGGACGACCGCCGTCAAGACGACGACCGACACGAGCGCGGTGTATTGATCGTGCCGAACGTCGAAGTAGGCTGGGCACGGAAGTGGCGGCGGCATTTCGGCATCGGTTCGCCCATCGGGTGGCCGCTGGCCCAAGCGCTGAAGTAGTGTGACTCGAGCTTGCCAGCGGCCTTAGGCGGCTCTAACGATGATGTTTTCGCAACGGCGCACTCGGCGTTCCGACGAAGCCATACTGGTACCCCGTGGTCGGGTCCCTATACCATCCGCAAATATCGTCGTTGGCATTGACACCGTTGACTATCGTGTAATTGGTTCCAGGGGGTCCGTTGACCGTTTTCCACGTGTTAGTCGTCTTGATCCATACGAGTCCGTGCGTTATCGAGGCGTTTACGTACGATCCCACGACGACCTCCCCAAGGAGGCTGACGCTCGCGATCCCGTTGAACGCGGTCGGATAGATAGTTGATCCACCGCAGCAGTTATACGTCGACGGAGTGCCGGTTGCGCCGCTTGCCTGGAACCACCCAGCAGGAGCTTTGTTGTAGCTGAACTGCGTGCTACCTACAATGTCGTCGTTAGGTGCGATCCCGGTCGCCTTGGTAACGAGCCACGAAGTTGGGATGTTTTTGAACTCAGTAGTGTCCCGATTGTCGCCCGGTTTGAGCTCAAAAGGTCTAAACGTACAGTTGTTTGTGGAGTCGGTGTAAAAGCCAACGGCAATTTCGCTAGCGCTGTTGTTGTCAAACCCGAGCAACTCGTGTGTCGCGTTCGGCTTGCAGTCTAGCTCGTGTGGGTGTCTGAGTGTCAGGCTCCAAAGCCCATTATAGTCCACGGTACCCCAAAGCCCCGACTCGTTTGTAGGAGTGTTAGCATATCCCACCATAATGCTCGCAGCATCGTTGATAGCGTACATGTATATGCCCTCCTTATAAGCGGGGTAGATAAGATTGGCGAACGTTGAATATGGAGGGCTAGAAACGTAGCTGCTCCACGTAGCATCGGAGGTGGCAGAATTGGAGTAATTACCAATAATCTCACGGGTGAGGTTTATTCCCGTTATCTCGTTGTTGTTTCCGTTTGTGTCGTTGACTGTGGTCAAGGTATAGCCGCCGGAAGTCCAACTCGGTCGAGCAGCAGCAGCGGCATTGTTCTTCGCCATCGGCCCGAAAGTAGGGCTCGAACAGCCGTTAAGAACGGCCCAAGTTACAGCGAGAGCTGCGATCGCGACACCGCGATGTAACGTCATCGAGAAGTAGCGCATGGCGGCCTCCTTACTTACTGCGGTGTGGAGATTTTGTAGTGAGCCTGGTGGGTCCTAACGCGACTCCTAGATCTCTGCGGGGCGCCTCCTATATTGGGGCATGGCCCGCAGATCCCGACGAAACCATGGTTCGTACCGCTTCCGTCCGCGTACCATCCCGCGATAGCCCAAGCCGTGTTAATGGAATTTACGACGGTGTATGGCGGACTGTGCGACGACGCGTCGAGCGCAAGGAACGTTGGAGTCGCCGCTTGGGGATTTTGCACGAGAAAACCATGAGTGCCGGAGCTGTCGACGTAGTCACCCACGACCCCGTCGTTGAAGTTGAGCCCTTGGCCGAATGACTCGTCAGACCCATTCTTGAACGTGCTATACTTCAGTTCCGAATAGAGCCATACTGCGTGATGCGGCTGTGACGGCGAGCCATACGACACGGTGCCGACGACATCGCCCAGAGTGTTGATCCCGTTTGCCGTCGATGACACATAGGCTTGGCTTGGTGGGGGCGGAGGGCTGAAATCAACGTACGTAAAACCGCTGCCGCTAGGATAGAACTCAAACGCTTGCGGTTCGCATGTACCGCCTGTCGGCTTCAGGTAGTAGCCGACTCCCTGCAGCGTATCGTTGATAGCGAGCACCTTCGTAACCGCGCAAGTTCCCTGGTTAGGATTCGAAATCGTTGTCCAAATGCCGCCGTGATAGATAACCCCTGCCGCGCCGCCCACTAAGCCGTTGTCTACGTAGCCAACCTGATACGCGCTCGATTGGGAGGCGTAGTTATTCAGCCCCTGCAGGAAGGTGCTTAGATAAGTAGAGTCGTCCTCAGCGGAAAAAGTCGGGTACCCAGGCGTCACCATCGTCGTTGGCTCCGGATTCGGAGAAGCCCAGAAACTGTTGTAGATCTGATTATCGCTGCTATACGCACCAACGATATTGTAATCGTTCTCGATGCCGGTCACGTAGTTGTTATTGTTGGCTTTATCATCGACCGTTACAATAAAATAGCAGGCGGCAGAACTGCCAACGCAACCCGCGGGCGCAGGATGTCGCGGAGATTCAGAGCGCGCATTGACGGCTGTCTGGGGCCAGAGGCTCACAGCCATCGCCGTGGCCATAAAAGGAACGATCACGAGCGGCGCGCGGCCTGTTATCGATCGCAAAAAACGCATACGGAGCACCTCGAAGTTAGCGCGGAGAACGCAAGAGAGAGGGCTGGTCCGGTGCATTTATGCTAGCTCAAATTAGCCAGCATGGGAACAGCCGTTGTAGCGCTCCCTTGCTCTGCTTTTATATAGCGAACGGTCCGCGTTCCGTTATACCGTTATACCGCCCCCTGCTCGATCGCCTCGCTGAACGTGGCGAGGTCGATGTTTCCGCCCGAGATAACCGCGACGATCGGACCGTCGCCCACCTTGCCGCTCAGCGCGGCGGCGACCGGTAGCGCGCCGGCGCCTTCGGCGATCACGCGCGAGCGCTCCGCTAGCAGGCGCATCGCGCGCCGCGTCTCGTCGAGCGTCACGACGATCGATCCGTCGACGAGCCCGCGCATCCGTTCCCACATGCGCGGGAAGATGCTCTTACCGCCGGCGCCATCGACGAACGACGGCTGCCATTCCTCGAATGCCGACGGCTTCCCGAGCTGCAGCGAGCGCGCGTAGGGCGCCGCGGTTTCGGGTTCGGCGACGAAGACGCGCACATTCGGCTTCTTCGCGCGCACCGCCGACGCAACGCCGGTGACGAGCCCGCCTCCGCCCAGCGCGGTAATGACCGTCGCGACGTCCGGCAGATCTTTCAGGATCTCGAGGCCTGCGGTGGCGTTGCCCGCGATGAAGTTGTCGTCGTCGAACGGATGGACGAACGTTCCCTCGATGCCGGGAAACGTGCGGCGCTCAAGCCCCTCCCAGCAGGCGTCCCACGTGGCCTTGACGATCTTCGCGCCCAGCGCGCGCATGCGCGCGATCTTCGTCTCCGGCGCCAGTTCGATCGCGACGACCGTGCAGGGCACGCCGGCCGCGCGCGCCGCATATGCGACGCCCTGACCCGCATTGCCCGCGCTGATCGTCCAAACTCCACGCGCGCGTTTCTCGGGATCGAGCATTGCGACCGCATTGGCCGCTCCGCGCAGCTTGAACGAGTTGATCGGCTGGAGATTCTCCAGCTTGAGGAAGATCTTCGGCCGGGACGTGCCTTGCAATTCGAGTAGCGGAGTGCGCACGATTGTTCCGGCGATCCGCGCTCGCGCCCCTTCGATAGCGTCGATCGTGATTGGCGCGACCGGCGCGTCTAAGTTCGCACTCATTTCGGTCAGGTTGGGCCGCTGAGGTTGCGCTCCTGCAGGGGAGCAGGCGCTCGCAGGGTAGAAACTGCGAGGTAAAGGAGGGTCTCTGAAGATGGCTCGATTTGGCGTTTTGGTCGTCGCAGTTCTGATGGCCGCCGCGTGCTTAACGGGGAGGGCTGTCGCGTCTGACACGGGCGCCGTGATGGCGGTAATCAATAATGCGGTAGCATCCTTTAACAAGGGCGACGAGAAGACGTGGAATGGGCTATGCACGCCGTCCGCATCCATCATCTCGAACATCCCGCCGTACCAATACTCGACGACATGCGCCGATTGGTGGAGCGCGCACGCCGCTTCCGACAAGAAGCTCGGAATTTCGGGCGAGGTGGTGACGCTCTCGGCGGCATGGCATGTCCTCGTAACCGGCGATCGCGCGTACGCCGCGCTGCCCGCGAGCTTCGTGTACAAACAGAAGGGCAAGACGGTCAAGTCTTCCGGAAACGTCCTCACGGTCGCGCTGCAGAAAACTGCGGCGGGTTGGCGGATGACCGGCTGGTCGTGGGCGCAACACTGAAGCTGATCCACATATAGGACGTAGCGCTAGGTGCCTCGCCCTCCAAGGCTGCTTCCGATGATCTGAGAATCCGATTAGTAGCGCGTTGATGTGCCGACATCCCGGGTAGTAACGCGGGAAGGAGGCACAAATGCGAATCAAACGATCAATCTCCGTAATCATCGCTACCGTTCTCATCGCTGCTGTGCCGCTGGCCGCGTCACCCCAAGTGAGTTTTGGCGTTGGCGTCGCCTTCGGCGGTCCGGGATGGGGCGTCGGCATTGCCGCTTACTCTCCGCCTGCGTTGCCCGACTACTCAATGCCCCCGGCGCCGTATCCAAACTGGCAGTGGTGCCCGGGCTACTGGGGCTGGGGAGCGTACGGCTATTACTGGGTTCCGGGCTACTGGACGGCGCCGCCCGCGGTCGGCCTCTACTGGACGCCGGGGTACTGGGGCTACGGAAACGGTGGCTACGCGTGGAACCCGGGATACTGGGGCCCAACCGTCGGCTTCTATGGCGGAATTAACTACGGGTACGGTTACTTTGGCGTCGGCTACGTCGGCGGCTATTGGTCCGGCGGCGCCTTCAACTACAACACCGCCGTGGTCAACGTCAACCGAACAGTAATCAGGAACACGTACATCAACCGGGCCGTAATCCACGGTCGCGTGTCCGGCGGGTCGCGCGTGAGCTTCAACGGCGGCCGGGGCGGGGTCAGAGCGCGACCGACTACGGCGCAACTGGCCGCGCGTCGCCACGGCGTTGCCGCCACCGCCGCGCAGCGCGCTAACGCTCGAGTGGCCGCCCGTGACCGCAACATGCTCGCCGCCGTGAACCACGGCCGGCCTCGCGTGGCGGCCGTGCAAAGGCCGCTTAGCGCGACGCATCGTCCGGCGGGCATGCACGCGATCACCGCAGCCGATCGCAGAGTCGCGCACCAAGCGATGCGGCACGGTACCGTCAGTGCCGCCACGCATCATACCGCAGCGGCGAGTCACGGCAGCATCAGTGCCGCAACGCATCACGGCGCAGCGGCTACGCACGGCAGCGTGAGCGCAGCCACGCGCCACAGCGCAGCTGCAACGCATGGTAGCATGAGCGCTGCCACGCACCATAGCGCCGCCGCGTGGCATGGTAACATCACTAGCGCACGGGGCTACTCGCACGCCGCGTATGGCGGACGTAGCTCTGGCGGCTATTCGCACGCTTCGTATGGCGGACGTCCTTCCGGCGGCGGCTACTCCCATGCAACGTACGGCGGTCGCCCGGGTGGCGGCTTCTCGCATGCGTCATACGGCGGCCGTCCCGCCGGCGGCGGAGGCGGAGGAGGCGGCAGAGGCAGACCGCCTCGGAGCTAAAGGAAAGCGCACGAACGCGCGAGGTGGGAATCCGAAACGGATTCCCACCTCTTTTTACTTGCCACCTCTGCAGAAGGGGCGTGTCTGCTTGGCAGCGCAGGTGACGACGATGAAACCTTTGCGCTTCTTCTCATGCAAGGTCGCTATCGCATTGGCGGTCGTCGCCTTTATCCTCTCTTCTCCCGCAGCTGCGAGCGCCAACCCGTCGTCCGCCGCGGCGATCGAGAGCGTTGTCCGCAACTTCATGGCGAAGAATCACTTGAAGGCGGTCATCGTGCAGGTGCGCTCGAACGGAAGCGACGCCTACACGGGTGCGTTCGGCGAATCGATGACCGGTGTGCCCGCGACGGCCGACATGCACTTTCGCAACGGTGCGCTCGCGTTCACATACATGGCGACCTTGCTGCTCGAATTCGTCGACCAGAAAAAGGTCACGCTCGACGCCAAGCTATCACACTTCTTTCCAAACCTCCCTCGCGCGAACCAAATCACGCTCAAGGATCTCGCCCAGATGACGTCGGGCTACGCCGACTACGTTTATCAAAACTCCTTCCAAGACGCTCTCTATCACGATCCCTTCCGGCGGTGGACGCCGGAACAGCTGATCCACATCGGCGTATCTGGTCCCGAGCAGTTCGCTCCCGGCACGAACTGGGGATACTGCCACACCAACTACGTGATTCTCGGCCGCGTGCTCGAGAAGATCGCGGGCATGCCGCTCGCCGACGCGCTGCAGCGGCTCGTCTTGGAGCCGATGGGCCTGAAACAGACGACGCAGTCCGCGACGGCGGTGGTTCCGCAGCCGGTCTTGCATGCGTTCACATCGGAGCGCCGCGCGATCCTCGGCATCAAGCCGGGCGTGCCGTTTTACGAAGAGGCGACGTATTGGAATCCATCGTGGACGACGATCGACGGGGCAGTCGAATCGACGGACATCACGGATCTCGGCGTGTCGATCGAGGCGGTTGCGTCCGGGAAACTGTTGTCGCCGGCCTCCTCCGCCGCGCAGATCACTCCGCATCTCATCGGTTTCGGACACGCGCAAAAGGGTTGCCCGGCATGTCAGAAAGGCAGCGTGACCTTGAGCTACGGCCTCGGCGTGATCTTTTCGGGTCCGTGGATCACGCAGACGCTCGGATTCGCCGGCGCCTCGGGTGCAGTCGGCTATCTTCCGGCGCAGAAGCTGACGATTGCGGTGGAGGCGACGAACGGCCAGGGAGCCTACGACGCGCACGGCAACGCCGGACTCGGCGCGGTCGCACTCTTTCGCGCGGTGGCCGACGCCATCGCTCCC is from Candidatus Binatia bacterium and encodes:
- a CDS encoding carboxypeptidase-like regulatory domain-containing protein, which encodes MRRSLSLLAMLVAFASLASVGRAGTLGNIQGVISDSATGAPIAGVRLEITSGSQAATVTTDAHGHFVVFSLQPDDYTLTAEKAGYATRSVAGYSVFADQTQVYDLQLDPANNGTGG
- a CDS encoding UBP-type zinc finger domain-containing protein — translated: MVSEERGGINPSVKPSGTGCVECTAKNEWWFHLRRCAQCGHIGCCDQSLGKHATAHFNETRHPIIASFEPGETWFYNYETGDFMNGPHVAPPRWHPEDQPVPGPRGRVPADWQTLLS
- a CDS encoding ATP-binding protein — encoded protein: MNSWLSGRDLHDFEAAIGEVLANAVEHSRGESICVECYFDSGEVIAEIQDRGCGFHAPAAIAAPAGGALRGYGLFIVHCLLDKVEYLDGGRTLRLVKVANADASS
- a CDS encoding pyridoxal-phosphate dependent enzyme, whose amino-acid sequence is MSANLDAPVAPITIDAIEGARARIAGTIVRTPLLELQGTSRPKIFLKLENLQPINSFKLRGAANAVAMLDPEKRARGVWTISAGNAGQGVAYAARAAGVPCTVVAIELAPETKIARMRALGAKIVKATWDACWEGLERRTFPGIEGTFVHPFDDDNFIAGNATAGLEILKDLPDVATVITALGGGGLVTGVASAVRAKKPNVRVFVAEPETAAPYARSLQLGKPSAFEEWQPSFVDGAGGKSIFPRMWERMRGLVDGSIVVTLDETRRAMRLLAERSRVIAEGAGALPVAAALSGKVGDGPIVAVISGGNIDLATFSEAIEQGAV
- a CDS encoding serine hydrolase domain-containing protein, with protein sequence MKPLRFFSCKVAIALAVVAFILSSPAAASANPSSAAAIESVVRNFMAKNHLKAVIVQVRSNGSDAYTGAFGESMTGVPATADMHFRNGALAFTYMATLLLEFVDQKKVTLDAKLSHFFPNLPRANQITLKDLAQMTSGYADYVYQNSFQDALYHDPFRRWTPEQLIHIGVSGPEQFAPGTNWGYCHTNYVILGRVLEKIAGMPLADALQRLVLEPMGLKQTTQSATAVVPQPVLHAFTSERRAILGIKPGVPFYEEATYWNPSWTTIDGAVESTDITDLGVSIEAVASGKLLSPASSAAQITPHLIGFGHAQKGCPACQKGSVTLSYGLGVIFSGPWITQTLGFAGASGAVGYLPAQKLTIAVEATNGQGAYDAHGNAGLGAVALFRAVADAIAPDTLPAGR